From the Chanodichthys erythropterus isolate Z2021 chromosome 9, ASM2448905v1, whole genome shotgun sequence genome, the window TGCAGTTCtatagttaagcaatatcacattatttgtttatttaacagAGAAATGCATTagaataataatacaaatgtgAACATGCCAGTTTATAGCAACATCGCTACTttagaaaagggaaacaaaacTCATAATTTACTGCCCTGGATGgttttctttcttcattttaaCACAACAGGAGATCTTGGAAAGAAAACTGATTTATGCACAAGGAATGCGGATGGTGATTTATACTATAAAACCCTAAGAAGTCTTTAGAAATCATGGTATCCAAGACCAGTAACACTGTATTTTGTCTGGTACCCAAAACTACCCAGCAAACATTTGATGACCGTTGAAAAGACGTCCCTCCGACACGTTGTGTCGAAAGATAGTTCCAAAATGAAAGTTATGAAACATATCTTACACGTTTTTACCAATTTATGCCGTTCCAACCACCACGGACACAACGTTATGCTGGGTATCAACTAAAAGTCTTCATTCAGTTTAAAGAGGAATCCAAGGAAAATATGACgatgatgaggaggaggaggataaAATATGATCAGGGTTTACTGAAAAATCTTAGTTTTGTATGTTTGTCCGGCACAAACACAAGAAGTGTTCCAACAACATCCCATTAaacccttaaaaaaaaagagacattcCCTCTTATTCATGAAGACAAACATTTAACTATTGAAATATTCAGTAATCATAAGATTGAACAAGCATTGCAAGTAATAAGCAATATAATACAAGtgcataaatgattaataaataaatcataaatctCTGGCTAGAAGAAATATATTCCAATTTTAAATGgcactatttttaaaaaattaatcagAAAGAATGGCGCTATTTTAATTGATTGCTCTGATTAAGCTGTTTATTATTAATGCAGGATGTTTGGAAATGTCTCAAGGAATGATTGTAGTCGGTGTGCATTTATGTGGATGAATTTCTGTATGATACCAGGCAAATTTCCAAACAGAATGGACAATAAAGTTAAACTAGTTTCTAGTAATTACGTCTGATTGTTAATTTCCAATctgttttgggttcattttaagccagccatatactAATTGAGTTATATAACACTACCCAGCAGGTCTGCCAAGAATTTATacggttagttcagccaaaaattaaatttctgtctttcattactcaccttcatgtcgttccacacccgtaagaccttcagaacacaaattaagatatctgTTACATCATCTGCTGAAAAGGCCAAAGCTGAAAAAGTGCAGAGAatgtaagaaagaaagaaagtctgagtaaataatgaccgTACTCTCGGTTTTTgctgaactttccctttaaaacACCTCTGAAATCATGAGTAATAGAGAGCTGAGCTCTGACTGCATTGTGTTTCTTCTTCTCTTTGTGTGACGGACGAGGGTCTTGTGTGCGTCTGAACTGACCTTGCAGTGTTCTGTGCCAAGAATATAAGCGATGTGTGGGTCTTTCAACATCTCGCTGTGTTTTTTGTGTTCCTGACAGCTGTGTGCCGACGGTTACGACGTCTCCAACCTTCTATCCGGTGACCCGATGGTGCGCCGGAGGGGATTCAAACTGGAATACTTCCTCCGGCCTCCTGTTCACGTCACGCTGAGCTTCCACGTGGAGATGGAGTTGTGTCGGCTGGACGTCGAGCTCTGGCCCTGGGGAATGGATCAGGGTCGCACCTCCCGGAGGATTGAGATCCTGGCCAGTTCGGAGCGAGACGGCGGGTCGTTTCAGCTCGTGGCTCGGAGTGATTTGCAGGAGGAGCTGCAGGTGTGTTTCCTGCATCCGTCTTTCAAACCTCGAGATCCGTTCGGTGATCCTCCACCTCCGCCGGCGGCTGGAGCTAAAGCGCAGGAGCTCTGGAGCCGCGGATCGCTCTGCGCCGTCGCTCGGCTCAGAATCAGCATTCCCTACAGCGGCGCTGCGTCTGCACTGGGAATCAAGTCCCTCGCCGTTTGGGCTTTGCCTTCTCGTCGCTGTCCCGCTTCTGAACTGGAAAAGATTCGGGACGCACACCTTAACAGCCTGAAAACAAACCATACGACTGTCGTACCTCCCAAACCTGATCCCGTTGCAACCGATATCCCAATTCCAGAGGAATTCCTAGACCCGCTGACACAAGAACTCATGGTTTTCCCGATGATCCTACCAAGCGGAATGATCATTGATAACAGCACTTTAGAGGAGTACCAGAAGAGGGAAGCGACATGGGGCCGTATGCCTAACGACCCGTTCACTGGCGTTCCTTTTACCCAAAGCTCAAAACCTCTTCCAAACCCTCTCCTCAAAAGCCGCATTGACCGTCTGGCTCTGCAGACGGGATGCACGGGAGTCGGGAGCAGGAATAACCTAACTAAACCACAACCGTCCAGACTTGCGTCTGCGGAGGTCAAAACTGTTACGGACTCCGGTAGAAACTGTGATCACACAGACACTTTAAGACAGTTTGGATCTGTCTCAGGCTCAACAACAGCACTGACGCAGAGCCGTTCTGCTAAAAGGAAGTATGACTCCAGTTTTCCCTCCACCAGCGCCGATCCCGGTCGCTCTGCTTTGAGGAAACCTCACCAAACTCCCCCAGGTTTGAATGTCACACTAAACCACATTAGTCATGTCCCAAATTGACATTCAGCACTGATACTCTGACTATTGCGACACAGACATTGCTTCTGACAGGCTGCGCTCCAGGCAGGTTTTTAACTCCTTGCTTATTTGAGGGAAACGGTGcataaggcaagagaagctGTCATACCTTATATTTTACGTTATTTTACAATGCACTTGCATAAAAACCGCATCCGTAGGGGCAGCCATTGTTGTTTCAGGGGCTATGTGATGTCAGAGCGCGGAACTGGGAGTACATCCATCTAGTACAAGTTCACGGGTGGGAAGTCACGGGTTTGACTGCAgttccagtgcactttcacaggtagaaggttggaaaaacaTGGTTACGGGTTGTCTGGGACGCGGCATAAGTACTATAGACACTAGGGGTGTAATGGGGTGTTCAgaccagacgcgacttgcgcgaataaatcgCACATAGTTAGATGCTTAAACATTTTTGAGTTTACTCGTTTCATTCGCGCATGAAAttcacttcacaacagacgcaAATTCGCAAACTCTTCCGcttctttctgcacacttcctctgaataaacacatcaaCTTGTCAGCGGGAAAGTAGTTGTAAAATATGGCGAATATTTGCTGGCTTTACCTATCTTAGTCTATGTATAGCTTAAATTGAGTAAAGAGCAtttttttacaacttaccagattgtccgacctcctccCTCACTTTCTTCCAAGCAAGATCATTTTTATTCCTGTTTCTATAAAAGTACGAAGATGTATTGTACAGTTCCGGGTATTTCCACGTACAGCGACGATGATTGTTGTTTCGGATTTCTGCCTCCGCTCGCTACATCGTAATcccgtcactactagagcaagctcctgattggttaacgtgGCGCGAATATTTGCCAAAGTTCCTTTTTCCCCAACTCGCCCGAAATGCTCAATTTGCGTGAATCGCGTCATTCGCACCGCAGGATGTCTATCGTGTCGCAGAATGTCtatcgcgtctttgcattgacttaacatttaAATCACTCATGCTTAATTGAGCGTTCACACCAGGTGTGACTTTCGCGAATAAAATGCACTATTCGTTTGTAGTCgaacgcttgaacattttgagtttactcgcttcattcgcgcatGAAATTCACTTCACAACAGATGCGAATTTGTGTAATGAGTGGGGCTTCGTCTTGTTTCTGcatatatatagctcaaattgagtaaagagcATTTTTATACAACCTACtaccagattgtccgacctccgCACTCACTTTCTTCCAAGCaagatcctttttattcctgtttctATAAAAGTATGATGTATCgtacagcgacgatgattttgtcctccactCGCTACGTCGTAATCACGTCATACTAGAGCAAGCTTCTGACTGGTTAACACAGCGCGAAttttcgccaaagttcagatttttcaacttgcggGATTCGCGCGAATCACGCTTTACGTGCATCAAACGCCCGAAACTCTAAattcgcgccgcaggatgtctattcgcgtctttgcattgactaaATCACTCGATCGCGCTTCACGCTTCATTCGCGTCTGGCGTGAACGCACCATAATTCACCATAACGATATtcaaactgaataaaaaaaatcgcGGTATGGCGTACCGAACGCGCCCGCCCAGGCCTGGCCCATTGGATCTACACGACGAAAACAGCG encodes:
- the ubox5 gene encoding RING finger protein 37 isoform X1; amino-acid sequence: MVLNLCKPHFQTSIQCNKLCADGYDVSNLLSGDPMVRRRGFKLEYFLRPPVHVTLSFHVEMELCRLDVELWPWGMDQGRTSRRIEILASSERDGGSFQLVARSDLQEELQVCFLHPSFKPRDPFGDPPPPPAAGAKAQELWSRGSLCAVARLRISIPYSGAASALGIKSLAVWALPSRRCPASELEKIRDAHLNSLKTNHTTVVPPKPDPVATDIPIPEEFLDPLTQELMVFPMILPSGMIIDNSTLEEYQKREATWGRMPNDPFTGVPFTQSSKPLPNPLLKSRIDRLALQTGCTGVGSRNNLTKPQPSRLASAEVKTVTDSGRNCDHTDTLRQFGSVSGSTTALTQSRSAKRKYDSSFPSTSADPGRSALRKPHQTPPGLMYSESDSHERRLADSLDHALNAALHGLPVFTSPSKTSSCVDTSAGQHTCAFCSCSLSVYSSGVLTYALPCAHLTCGPCLRQKRPSDSQKMTITCPTCGTSASGGDVTRVHH
- the ubox5 gene encoding RING finger protein 37 isoform X2, with amino-acid sequence MVLNLCKPHFQTSIQCNKLCADGYDVSNLLSGDPMVRRRGFKLEYFLRPPVHVTLSFHVEMELCRLDVELWPWGMDQGRTSRRIEILASSERDGGSFQLVARSDLQEELQVCFLHPSFKPRDPFGDPPPPPAAGAKAQELWSRGSLCAVARLRISIPYSGAASALGIKSLAVWALPSRRCPASELEKIRDAHLNSLKTNHTTVVPPKPDPVATDIPIPEEFLDPLTQELMVFPMILPSGMIIDNSTLEEYQKREATWGRMPNDPFTGVPFTQSSKPLPNPLLKSRIDRLALQTGCTGVGSRNNLTKPQPSRLASAEVKTVTDSGRNCDHTDTLRQFGSVSGSTTALTQSRSAKRKYDSSFPSTSADPGRSALRKPHQTPPESDSHERRLADSLDHALNAALHGLPVFTSPSKTSSCVDTSAGQHTCAFCSCSLSVYSSGVLTYALPCAHLTCGPCLRQKRPSDSQKMTITCPTCGTSASGGDVTRVHH